In Acidobacteriota bacterium, the following are encoded in one genomic region:
- a CDS encoding NAD-dependent epimerase/dehydratase family protein has product MKSTTPRDATSIVFVAGASGYIGGRLVPFLLESGYRVRCLARSP; this is encoded by the coding sequence TTGAAAAGTACCACCCCGCGGGATGCCACCAGTATTGTTTTCGTGGCAGGTGCCTCCGGGTACATTGGAGGCCGGCTGGTCCCCTTTCTGCTCGAATCGGGCTATCGAGTCAGATGTCTGGCGCGGAGCCCGAA